A single region of the Hyphomicrobiales bacterium genome encodes:
- a CDS encoding Transcriptional regulator, with translation MVSKTSNQADDSRHFQPYPSNGICGKLGDKWTAQVIWHLSLASGRTLRFSALQSEIEGITHRMLTLTLRNLERDGLVIRHYFPEVPPRVEYQLTDMGSELLQVLEGVNSWIWKNLPRIEECRRVYDDDNQ, from the coding sequence ATGGTCAGTAAGACAAGTAACCAGGCGGATGATAGTCGCCACTTCCAGCCATACCCATCCAACGGGATTTGTGGAAAGCTTGGAGACAAATGGACGGCTCAAGTAATCTGGCATCTTTCGCTCGCTAGCGGACGAACACTTCGTTTCTCAGCGCTTCAGTCAGAGATTGAAGGGATCACACATCGTATGTTGACTCTTACCCTGAGGAATCTTGAGCGAGATGGCTTGGTGATACGGCACTATTTCCCCGAAGTGCCGCCACGCGTTGAGTATCAATTGACCGATATGGGCTCGGAGTTGTTGCAGGTGCTTGAAGGCGTTAACTCTTGGATATGGAAAAATCTTCCCCGAATTGAGGAATGTAGGCGCGTCTATGATGACGACAACCAGTAA
- a CDS encoding putative transcriptional regulator (Evidence 3 : Putative function from multiple computational evidences) has product MGTTEKPPSQVLQPSGCGLATVLEAVSGKWALMAVGALCEGPLRFNTLRRTIGTVSQKTLTQTLRTLERNGLIHREVIATVPVTVIYSLTDLGAEFAAASQPLRRWSEKVELRILSSRASYRSEPDIS; this is encoded by the coding sequence ATGGGAACCACGGAGAAACCACCCTCTCAAGTTTTGCAACCAAGTGGCTGTGGTCTTGCGACTGTCCTTGAAGCAGTTTCAGGAAAATGGGCGCTGATGGCTGTTGGCGCCTTATGTGAGGGACCTCTTCGTTTCAATACTTTGCGACGAACAATTGGCACTGTCTCGCAGAAGACGCTGACTCAGACTCTGCGCACTCTGGAGCGGAATGGGCTGATTCATCGAGAAGTCATTGCTACCGTTCCGGTAACAGTGATCTACTCGCTTACAGATTTAGGCGCGGAATTTGCTGCAGCCTCTCAGCCTCTTCGTCGCTGGTCCGAGAAAGTTGAGTTACGTATTCTGTCCAGTCGGGCATCATACAGATCCGAACCAGATATTTCGTGA
- the hcaR gene encoding Hca operon transcriptional activator, which yields MRRRRQKEHVGEAIPLSSLRSGRFPMAVLVQTLTVAEYLSFHRAALALGVSQSSVSARIKALEEDLGIVLFDRNTRGVRLTEAGRCFVDQVGEAMGILDRAIKIAGMQARGEAGELRIGVHALTPGCFLDRLLERFHIDHPGIRLQVAEGTAREAQFMIREGRLDKAFGACMHETPDLSSRVIWRDRLMAAMPVEHSLASQPVVDWDQLVDETFLVCYSGTGPQVHDLIVARAAGKWLTPTIQRLDVERSTLLSMIANGHGISIFAKEGAADSTANVAFRPIRDEPETIPFSAIWSPSNRAPALLKLLALAKNML from the coding sequence ATGCGGCGGCGAAGGCAAAAAGAACATGTCGGCGAAGCGATCCCCCTGTCCTCTTTGCGGAGTGGTCGTTTCCCCATGGCTGTCCTTGTTCAGACGCTTACTGTCGCTGAATATCTCAGCTTTCACCGCGCCGCCTTGGCGCTCGGCGTCAGCCAGTCGAGCGTTAGCGCTCGGATAAAGGCGCTGGAGGAAGACCTTGGCATCGTTCTCTTCGACCGCAACACGCGCGGCGTCCGCCTGACGGAAGCCGGACGCTGCTTCGTCGATCAGGTTGGCGAGGCCATGGGCATCCTCGACCGCGCCATCAAGATCGCCGGGATGCAGGCGCGCGGCGAGGCCGGAGAACTTCGCATCGGCGTGCATGCGCTCACCCCAGGCTGTTTTCTCGACCGGCTATTGGAGCGCTTCCACATCGACCATCCCGGTATCCGGCTGCAAGTTGCCGAGGGAACGGCGAGAGAGGCTCAATTCATGATCCGCGAAGGCAGGCTTGATAAGGCCTTCGGTGCTTGTATGCATGAGACACCTGATCTCAGTTCTCGCGTGATCTGGCGCGACCGCCTGATGGCCGCGATGCCGGTAGAACATAGCTTGGCGTCACAACCAGTTGTCGATTGGGATCAGCTTGTGGATGAAACGTTCCTAGTTTGTTATAGCGGCACTGGGCCACAGGTTCACGACCTGATCGTGGCTCGGGCCGCCGGCAAATGGCTGACGCCAACAATCCAACGATTAGATGTTGAGCGCAGCACGCTGCTGTCCATGATAGCGAATGGGCACGGCATCTCGATTTTCGCCAAGGAAGGTGCGGCGGACAGCACGGCGAATGTTGCTTTCCGACCGATCCGGGACGAGCCTGAAACCATCCCATTTTCCGCAATCTGGTCGCCGTCCAATCGCGCGCCCGCTCTTCTCAAGTTGCTCGCGCTGGCGAAGAATATGCTCTGA
- a CDS encoding CopG family transcriptional regulator, which translates to MTTRTRMNVYFDPELLKQVEALSLRRQISKSAIVEAAVASFLSGDTSDRLEAAMSRRLDKIGRQIDTLDEDLAVLGETLSLFVHFWLTMAPPLPDSAKQSARIKGNERFEGFMQNLGRRLANGDRFLKELSRDVPQKFAAEAFSQEGNTNPDDQVDTTSAR; encoded by the coding sequence ATGACGACGCGCACCCGCATGAATGTCTATTTCGACCCAGAACTGCTCAAACAGGTCGAGGCGCTGTCACTGCGCCGGCAGATATCGAAGTCCGCCATTGTCGAGGCAGCCGTCGCGTCGTTCTTGTCGGGCGACACGTCGGATCGGCTGGAAGCGGCCATGTCGCGCCGCCTCGACAAGATCGGCCGACAAATCGACACGCTGGACGAAGATCTCGCCGTGCTCGGCGAGACCCTATCCTTGTTCGTCCATTTCTGGCTGACGATGGCCCCGCCGTTGCCCGACAGCGCCAAGCAATCCGCACGGATTAAGGGGAATGAGCGGTTCGAGGGCTTCATGCAGAACCTCGGTCGCAGACTGGCGAACGGGGACAGATTTCTCAAGGAACTATCAAGAGATGTGCCACAAAAATTCGCTGCAGAAGCGTTCTCTCAAGAAGGTAATACTAATCCAGATGATCAAGTCGACACCACTTCAGCGAGATGA
- a CDS encoding Peptidase S26 — protein MGQPPEDRTMSRRHILAVTMLAVGTLVATAVADLPTRLIWNATASAPIGFYTVAPADALEVPELVAIMPPEPLERFMVERGYIGRGVPLLKRVLGLPGQRVCRSGMTITVDNVEMGDALERDRMGRDLPVWQGCHTIGDGELFLMNWDIRDSLDGRYLGPVPASSVIGRALPLWTDGEGDSRYEWRAATH, from the coding sequence ATGGGCCAGCCGCCGGAGGATCGCACCATGAGCCGCCGTCATATCCTCGCTGTGACCATGCTGGCTGTCGGAACGCTTGTCGCCACGGCTGTTGCCGATCTGCCAACCCGGCTGATCTGGAATGCGACTGCCAGCGCACCCATCGGCTTCTACACAGTTGCTCCCGCCGATGCGCTCGAAGTTCCTGAACTGGTCGCCATCATGCCGCCTGAGCCGCTGGAGCGGTTCATGGTCGAACGCGGCTATATCGGACGTGGCGTGCCGCTGCTGAAGCGTGTCCTCGGCCTGCCGGGACAGCGCGTCTGCCGCAGCGGGATGACCATTACCGTCGATAACGTCGAGATGGGGGATGCGTTGGAGCGCGACCGCATGGGCCGCGATCTGCCGGTCTGGCAGGGCTGCCACACCATCGGTGACGGTGAACTCTTCCTCATGAATTGGGACATCCGGGACAGCCTCGACGGCCGTTACTTAGGACCTGTTCCCGCCAGTTCCGTCATCGGCCGGGCGCTCCCGCTCTGGACCGATGGGGAAGGCGATAGCCGCTACGAATGGCGGGCGGCCACGCATTGA
- a CDS encoding Type IV secretory pathway, VirD2 components (Relaxase) has translation MSGDDENRFRPRPGRIKSDASKVGKAKSFLTQAKKLARQHSNSLGRSSSFASRTSLSSSSGSAGKSGKASRAGKGPGIKRGRGAAFVRARTLSGGWRHSTAEVRRVVVKTRYVQSAGKNGKAAAHLRYIQRDGTSRDGERGQLYSTTEDRADGDAFLDRGKDDRHQFRFIVSPEDAADLSDLTEHTRDLMSRIEADLGTKLDWVAVNHHNTGHPHVHVIVRGKDDLGENLVINGDYLANGIRERASELTTLELGPVTEIEQSRKLSAEVDQDRFTRLDRAMTKEADERFIDLRHEPEYPRRQFNRTLRLRRLAKLEKMGLATEHAQGVWELGAKMEPALRELGERGDIIRNMHKALKADGQDRDPMTFQLHDAAPAAPITGRVVDKYLTDEMGENLTLVVDGIDGRTHHLPGIDPARVEDARIGSIVEVGPTDTAQRPSDRTIAVISENGIYRPSRHLEQMKFEGRVPGGDYEGYVDAHVRRLEALRRAGIAERIDADQWRIPDDFENRATAYDAGRNRQASIRVVSTFDLEKQIGADGATWLDRRLVMSDASDITPAGFGQQVREAMDQRREHHIAQGDATRQQNGRILYRRNLLAALRERELARAGAEMAGSKGLPFRAATDGETVSGKFTGTAHLSSGKFAIVEKSHEFTLVPWRPVMDRQLGREVMGMVLNGSVSWQLGRHKSLSL, from the coding sequence ATGAGCGGCGACGACGAGAACCGCTTTCGCCCCAGGCCAGGTCGGATCAAATCCGACGCGTCGAAGGTGGGCAAGGCGAAGAGCTTTCTGACGCAGGCAAAGAAGCTGGCGCGTCAGCATAGCAACAGCCTCGGCAGATCATCATCATTCGCATCTCGGACGTCCTTGTCGTCTTCATCTGGCTCAGCCGGAAAGAGCGGGAAGGCGTCGCGGGCTGGCAAAGGTCCGGGCATCAAACGTGGCCGTGGTGCGGCCTTTGTCCGCGCCCGAACCCTGTCGGGCGGGTGGCGGCACAGTACGGCCGAAGTGCGCCGCGTCGTCGTCAAGACCCGGTACGTCCAGAGCGCGGGGAAGAACGGCAAGGCGGCCGCCCATCTGCGCTATATCCAGCGCGACGGCACGTCACGCGACGGCGAGCGCGGCCAGCTTTATTCCACCACCGAAGACCGCGCCGATGGAGATGCCTTCCTTGATCGCGGCAAGGATGATCGCCACCAGTTCCGCTTCATCGTTTCGCCCGAAGATGCCGCCGATCTTTCCGACCTCACCGAACACACCCGCGATCTGATGAGCCGTATCGAGGCCGACCTTGGCACGAAACTCGATTGGGTGGCGGTCAATCACCACAATACCGGCCATCCCCATGTCCATGTCATTGTTCGGGGGAAGGACGATCTGGGCGAGAACCTGGTCATCAATGGCGATTATCTCGCCAATGGTATTCGTGAGCGGGCAAGCGAACTGACCACGCTTGAACTCGGTCCCGTGACCGAGATCGAGCAGAGCCGCAAGCTCTCTGCCGAAGTCGATCAGGACCGCTTCACGCGCCTCGACCGCGCCATGACCAAGGAAGCCGACGAACGGTTCATCGACCTGCGCCATGAACCCGAATATCCGCGCCGCCAGTTTAACCGCACACTTCGTCTGCGCCGCCTCGCCAAACTGGAAAAGATGGGGCTGGCCACCGAACACGCGCAGGGGGTCTGGGAGCTTGGCGCGAAGATGGAACCGGCGCTGCGTGAACTCGGCGAGCGCGGTGACATCATCCGCAACATGCACAAGGCGCTGAAGGCTGATGGGCAGGACCGTGATCCGATGACCTTCCAGCTTCACGATGCAGCACCCGCGGCACCCATCACCGGCCGCGTCGTGGACAAATATCTCACTGACGAGATGGGCGAGAACCTGACGCTCGTGGTGGACGGCATCGACGGGCGAACACACCATCTTCCCGGCATTGATCCGGCCCGCGTCGAAGACGCACGGATCGGCAGTATCGTGGAAGTCGGTCCCACCGACACGGCACAACGTCCCTCTGATCGCACCATCGCTGTGATCTCGGAGAATGGTATCTACCGACCGAGCCGCCATCTGGAACAGATGAAGTTCGAGGGACGTGTGCCTGGCGGTGATTACGAAGGCTATGTCGACGCCCATGTCCGGCGACTGGAGGCGCTGCGCCGCGCCGGGATCGCTGAGCGGATCGACGCTGACCAGTGGCGCATCCCCGATGACTTCGAGAACCGCGCCACCGCCTATGATGCCGGTCGCAACCGTCAGGCCAGCATCCGTGTGGTCTCGACTTTCGACCTCGAAAAGCAGATAGGCGCCGATGGTGCGACCTGGCTGGACCGGCGACTGGTTATGTCGGACGCTTCGGATATTACCCCGGCAGGGTTTGGCCAGCAGGTGCGCGAGGCTATGGACCAGCGCCGCGAGCATCATATCGCACAGGGCGATGCCACGCGGCAGCAGAATGGACGCATTCTCTATCGGCGCAACCTGCTCGCCGCTCTGCGCGAACGGGAATTGGCCCGCGCCGGTGCGGAAATGGCCGGGAGCAAAGGGTTGCCGTTCCGTGCGGCTACCGATGGCGAGACTGTCAGTGGCAAGTTCACCGGCACCGCGCATCTATCGAGCGGCAAGTTCGCCATCGTCGAAAAGAGCCACGAGTTCACCCTTGTTCCGTGGCGGCCAGTGATGGACCGCCAGCTAGGGCGTGAAGTCATGGGCATGGTTCTGAACGGATCAGTTTCGTGGCAGCTTGGACGGCACAAGAGCTTGTCATTGTAG
- a CDS encoding hypothetical protein (Evidence 5 : Unknown function): MIAYSLISSVSLADWSLYARRPNTLGADCCRINHCHGDDMGRDAMGGVPAWLSAAARKPVV; encoded by the coding sequence ATGATTGCCTATTCTCTGATCAGCTCCGTCTCTCTTGCCGATTGGAGCCTGTATGCGCGGAGGCCGAATACTCTGGGGGCAGATTGCTGTCGTATTAACCATTGTCATGGTGATGACATGGGCCGCGACGCAATGGGTGGCGTTCCGGCTTGGCTTTCAGCCGCAGCTCGGAAGCCCGTGGTTTGA
- a CDS encoding NmrA/HSCARG family protein — protein MINDRRPILVFGATGRQGGSVAKALLKARWPVRVLVLDPSDLASVALRDAGAELVHGSLADTDVIASAMRDVHGVFSVLPANLSAEEEVHYGTSIADLAAQSRIEHFIYSSGASVGDRLTGVPRFDAKPRIEAHIRALSITATIVRPMIFMEMLVRPGFGLDGGRLISLIRPDHSIQLTAVEDIGKIVAAMFADKPLFAGVTLKIASDRVTGHELEAAFTEVAGRTITYSRFPDEVLAANIDLAHMASSLEDGPLAEYVDLTAMRKLNPELLSLRSWLAGSGREALNRALSKVSEL, from the coding sequence ATGATAAACGATCGACGTCCAATCTTGGTTTTCGGCGCCACTGGCCGGCAGGGCGGATCAGTTGCCAAAGCATTGTTGAAGGCCCGCTGGCCTGTTCGTGTTCTTGTGCTCGATCCTTCAGATCTCGCGTCCGTTGCGTTGCGAGATGCAGGTGCCGAGCTTGTGCATGGGTCGCTCGCGGACACGGACGTGATCGCTTCCGCGATGAGAGATGTCCATGGCGTCTTCAGTGTGCTGCCAGCTAACCTGTCGGCGGAAGAAGAGGTTCACTATGGAACTTCAATTGCTGATTTGGCAGCGCAAAGCCGCATCGAACACTTCATCTATTCCTCGGGTGCAAGTGTTGGTGACAGGTTGACTGGCGTTCCGCGGTTCGATGCGAAGCCGCGGATCGAAGCACATATTCGCGCCTTGTCAATCACGGCAACCATTGTCCGGCCAATGATTTTCATGGAGATGCTCGTGCGACCCGGCTTCGGACTGGATGGAGGACGGCTGATCTCCCTGATACGCCCCGATCACTCGATACAACTCACTGCCGTGGAAGACATCGGAAAAATTGTTGCAGCGATGTTTGCGGACAAACCGCTGTTTGCTGGCGTGACGCTAAAGATTGCGAGCGACAGAGTTACAGGCCACGAGTTAGAAGCCGCCTTTACCGAAGTTGCCGGCAGAACCATCACGTATTCCCGATTTCCAGATGAAGTCCTAGCAGCCAATATTGATCTCGCACATATGGCGTCGAGCTTGGAGGATGGACCGCTTGCGGAGTATGTCGATCTGACCGCTATGCGGAAACTCAATCCAGAGCTGCTTTCATTGAGGTCTTGGCTTGCTGGCAGCGGCCGCGAGGCCCTCAACAGGGCGCTGAGCAAAGTGAGCGAGTTATAG
- the traG gene encoding Conjugal transfer protein TraG produces MRGGRILWGQIAVVLTIVMVMTWAATQWVAFRLGFQPQLGSPWFDLAGWPFYHPPAFFWWWFSFDAYAPAIFMEGAAIATSGGILAIAAAILMSIIRAREARNVATYGSARWAEDKEIRSARLVGPDGVLLGRYDRDYLRHDGPEHVLCFAPTRSGKGVGLVVPTLLTWPESCIVHDIKGENWTLTAGFRSRHGRVLLFDPTNAKSSAYNPLLEVRQGEWEVRDVQNIADILVDPEGSLDKRNHWEKTSHSLLVGAILHVLYAEKDKTLSGVANFLSDPRRPVEATLRAMMDTPHLGDAGVHPVIASSARELLNKSENERSGVLSTAMSFLGLYRDPVVARVTDRCDWRIADLVDSRRPVTLYLVVPPSDINRTKPLIRLILNQIGRRLTEELTLSGKRHRLLMMLDEFPALGRLDFFETALAFMAGYGLKSFLIAQSLNQIERAYGPNNSILDNCHVRVAFATNDERTAKRVSDSLGTATEMRDSTNYAGHRLAPWLGHLMVSRQETARPLLTPGEIMQLPSADEIVMVAGTPPIRAKKARYFEDARLQERVLPPPELPSVPATKPATDDWTSRVILAADRPAMTPASGAEGDADNAGIRREPELPEHEEIIPPPPTPAQEFDFLDEEPDVDSAKARALRSRMRMIARQASMTPDDGIEL; encoded by the coding sequence ATGCGCGGAGGCCGAATACTCTGGGGGCAGATTGCTGTCGTATTAACCATTGTCATGGTGATGACATGGGCCGCGACGCAATGGGTGGCGTTCCGGCTTGGCTTTCAGCCGCAGCTCGGAAGCCCGTGGTTTGATCTGGCCGGTTGGCCGTTCTACCATCCGCCCGCCTTCTTCTGGTGGTGGTTTTCCTTCGACGCCTATGCGCCCGCGATCTTCATGGAGGGCGCGGCGATTGCCACGTCAGGCGGTATCCTCGCCATTGCCGCCGCCATCCTCATGTCGATCATCCGGGCACGCGAGGCCCGCAACGTCGCCACTTATGGTTCGGCGCGATGGGCCGAGGACAAGGAAATCCGCAGCGCCCGGTTGGTCGGCCCGGATGGCGTCCTGCTCGGCCGATATGATCGCGACTATCTTCGCCATGATGGGCCGGAGCACGTCTTATGTTTTGCTCCCACGAGGTCAGGCAAAGGCGTCGGCCTTGTAGTGCCAACGCTGCTGACCTGGCCGGAAAGCTGCATCGTCCACGACATCAAGGGGGAGAACTGGACGCTGACCGCGGGCTTTCGTTCTCGCCACGGTCGCGTCCTGTTGTTCGACCCGACCAATGCGAAGTCCTCCGCCTACAACCCGTTGCTGGAGGTGCGGCAGGGCGAATGGGAAGTCCGCGACGTGCAGAATATCGCGGACATATTGGTCGATCCCGAAGGCAGTCTCGACAAGCGAAACCATTGGGAAAAGACCTCTCACTCGCTTCTGGTCGGCGCGATACTCCACGTCCTCTATGCCGAGAAGGACAAAACCCTGTCCGGCGTCGCCAACTTCCTGTCCGATCCCCGTCGTCCCGTCGAGGCGACCTTGCGCGCGATGATGGACACGCCGCATCTGGGCGATGCCGGCGTGCATCCCGTCATCGCGTCTTCGGCGCGCGAGTTGCTGAACAAGAGCGAGAACGAACGGTCGGGCGTGCTGTCCACCGCCATGTCGTTCCTCGGCCTCTACCGCGATCCGGTCGTGGCGCGCGTCACAGACCGTTGCGACTGGCGGATTGCTGATCTGGTCGACAGCCGCCGGCCGGTCACACTCTACCTTGTCGTGCCGCCGTCCGACATCAACCGGACCAAGCCGCTGATCCGGCTCATCCTCAACCAGATCGGCCGAAGACTGACCGAGGAACTGACGCTATCCGGCAAGCGGCATCGCCTGCTCATGATGCTGGACGAGTTTCCGGCATTGGGGAGGCTCGACTTTTTTGAAACCGCGCTCGCTTTCATGGCAGGCTACGGCCTCAAATCCTTCCTGATCGCGCAGTCTCTCAACCAGATTGAGCGCGCCTACGGGCCGAACAACAGCATTCTCGACAACTGTCACGTGCGCGTCGCCTTCGCCACCAATGACGAGCGCACCGCCAAACGGGTATCGGATTCCCTCGGCACCGCGACCGAAATGCGCGATTCCACCAACTATGCAGGACATCGGTTGGCTCCGTGGTTGGGGCATCTGATGGTGTCGCGGCAGGAAACAGCGCGGCCGCTCTTGACCCCCGGCGAGATCATGCAGCTTCCGTCCGCCGACGAGATCGTCATGGTCGCGGGAACGCCGCCGATTCGGGCGAAGAAGGCCCGCTATTTCGAGGATGCGCGATTGCAGGAACGCGTCCTGCCGCCGCCCGAGCTGCCATCTGTTCCGGCGACTAAGCCGGCAACCGATGACTGGACGAGCCGCGTTATCCTAGCGGCGGACAGGCCAGCGATGACCCCTGCCAGTGGCGCGGAGGGCGATGCCGACAATGCCGGCATCCGCCGCGAGCCCGAATTGCCCGAGCATGAGGAGATCATCCCGCCGCCACCAACGCCCGCCCAAGAGTTCGACTTTCTGGACGAAGAGCCGGATGTGGACTCCGCCAAGGCCCGCGCACTGCGCTCGCGGATGCGGATGATCGCCCGGCAGGCCTCGATGACCCCCGATGACGGTATAGAACTTTGA
- a CDS encoding Alcohol dehydrogenase, giving the protein MQAVHVDLQENRRHLILSEAPPPARKAGEILVSVNAISLNHGEIHTALNDSPAGWRPGWEYAGIVLESDTDSRFLPGDRVFGLMLEGAWAEQIAAPEQLAAAVPDNVEFETVVSLPVAGMTAMLALSKKQLGPGNRVLVTAATGAVGRLAIQLASEANAHVTALIRSPSDDTLVRSLGARDIVLLEDGISSKQPFDLILEGVGGTLLAEALVNLTSEGICVLFGNAAHDDVTTFRPDAFRLRPGTAYGGTMLYGFFLGNELGRIDTTSVLSILAEKVGSGRLNPSIAIVEDWRNTDAVARAVLGKEIVGRAVLRVPQGIR; this is encoded by the coding sequence ATGCAAGCCGTTCATGTCGATCTACAGGAAAACCGACGTCATCTCATTCTATCGGAAGCTCCCCCGCCGGCGCGCAAGGCAGGCGAGATACTCGTTTCGGTAAATGCTATCTCGTTAAACCATGGTGAAATCCATACCGCTCTCAATGATTCTCCGGCGGGCTGGCGTCCCGGTTGGGAATACGCAGGCATCGTATTGGAGTCCGATACAGACAGCCGATTTCTGCCCGGGGACAGGGTGTTTGGACTAATGCTGGAGGGAGCATGGGCAGAACAGATTGCAGCACCCGAACAGTTAGCTGCCGCAGTTCCGGACAACGTTGAATTCGAGACGGTTGTTTCATTGCCTGTGGCGGGAATGACTGCAATGTTAGCCCTTTCCAAAAAACAATTGGGGCCAGGGAACAGAGTCTTGGTCACGGCGGCCACGGGTGCCGTGGGACGGTTAGCAATTCAACTCGCGAGCGAAGCAAATGCACATGTAACCGCTCTTATAAGAAGCCCGTCAGATGACACCCTGGTTCGATCTCTCGGTGCGCGGGACATCGTGCTACTGGAAGATGGAATTTCTTCGAAGCAACCTTTCGATCTCATACTGGAAGGCGTTGGAGGTACGCTACTGGCCGAGGCCCTCGTGAATCTGACATCGGAGGGAATTTGCGTTCTGTTCGGCAACGCAGCACATGACGATGTCACGACTTTTCGACCCGACGCCTTTAGACTACGCCCCGGAACTGCATATGGCGGCACAATGCTGTACGGTTTTTTCCTGGGTAACGAACTAGGACGCATCGACACCACATCGGTGTTGAGTATTCTGGCTGAGAAAGTTGGGAGCGGCCGACTGAATCCGAGCATTGCGATTGTCGAGGATTGGCGCAACACCGATGCAGTCGCGCGCGCCGTTCTTGGCAAAGAGATAGTAGGAAGGGCGGTCCTTCGTGTTCCCCAAGGCATTCGATAG
- a CDS encoding conserved hypothetical protein (Evidence 4 : Unknown function but conserved in other organisms) — MPQIGLFTRDETGFSGQLVTLTIKRDLIIVPAEHSDAENAPDYRVHYIEHDGPEVGAAWKRTGEKAGEYLSVLLDDPALPQPIRANLFRDDDTGSSWSLHWSRPRPREDRD, encoded by the coding sequence ATGCCACAGATCGGATTGTTCACGCGCGATGAAACGGGCTTTTCCGGCCAGCTCGTCACACTCACCATAAAGCGCGATCTCATCATCGTGCCCGCTGAACATTCCGATGCGGAGAATGCACCGGACTATCGCGTCCATTACATTGAACATGACGGGCCGGAAGTCGGTGCTGCATGGAAACGCACCGGCGAAAAGGCCGGCGAATATCTCTCGGTGCTGCTCGACGATCCCGCCTTGCCGCAGCCGATCCGCGCCAACCTGTTCCGCGATGACGACACAGGCTCGTCATGGTCGCTGCACTGGAGCCGCCCGCGACCCCGCGAAGATCGGGACTAA
- a CDS encoding Lytic transglycosylase, whose product MRSRVLLLFTALLSAGSGLTPAIAQVTPQPVPVTAHPHAAFIAEASQRFGIPEHWIRAVLRMESAGDVRAISSAGAMGLMQVMPDTWAGLRSRHGLGRDPYDPRDNILAGTAYLREMWDRYGNVAAMLAAYNAGPGRYDEHLATGRTLPAETRAYVATLAPVLFSATAPDVPTIAPPPPPDWREAPLFVAQSSGNLAAANHPSNDVRAAVPMHVSVDQEPQDGGMFVARASNGDAP is encoded by the coding sequence ATGCGATCCCGCGTCCTTCTTCTCTTCACGGCCCTGCTGTCGGCTGGCAGCGGATTGACGCCAGCGATTGCGCAGGTCACGCCGCAACCCGTGCCTGTTACCGCCCATCCCCATGCTGCTTTCATTGCCGAGGCGTCACAGCGTTTCGGCATTCCAGAGCACTGGATTCGGGCCGTGCTGCGTATGGAAAGCGCGGGCGATGTGCGGGCCATCTCATCGGCGGGTGCAATGGGACTGATGCAGGTCATGCCCGATACCTGGGCGGGCCTGCGCAGCCGCCATGGTCTCGGGCGTGATCCTTACGATCCGCGCGACAACATCCTCGCAGGTACAGCGTATCTGCGCGAGATGTGGGACCGCTATGGCAATGTCGCGGCCATGCTTGCCGCGTACAATGCCGGTCCCGGTCGCTATGACGAGCATCTGGCGACGGGCCGCACTTTACCCGCAGAAACACGCGCTTATGTCGCTACACTCGCTCCTGTTCTCTTCAGTGCGACTGCGCCTGATGTGCCGACGATCGCGCCGCCGCCACCGCCGGATTGGCGCGAAGCTCCGCTCTTCGTTGCGCAATCCAGCGGCAATTTGGCGGCGGCCAATCATCCGTCGAACGACGTCCGCGCAGCCGTTCCGATGCACGTTTCCGTCGATCAGGAGCCGCAGGACGGTGGCATGTTCGTGGCCCGCGCGAGCAATGGAGATGCGCCATGA